DNA from Gephyromycinifex aptenodytis:
TGCACATGCTCGGCGCGTTCGCCCAACGCGAGCCGGATGCCGTGGATGACCCCGCCCGGTCCGCCTCCGACCCCACACGGCAGGTACACGTGTAGGGGGTGGTCCGCGTCGGGGCCGATCCCGGCCGCGTCGAGTTGGGCGCCCAACCGCAATCCGGCAACCGCGTAGCCCAGGAACAGATCGCGGGAGTTCTCATCGTCGACGAAATGGGTCTGCAGGTCCGATTGGGCCCGTTCCCGTCCGGTCTGCACCGCGAGCGCATAGTCACCTTCGTACTCCAGCACCTGCGCGCCCAGGCTGCGCAGTCGCCGCTTCTTCCACTCCCGGGCATCGGCTGACATGTGCACCACCGCCCGAAAGCCCATTGCTCGCGCCATCGTCCCGATCGAGAGCCCGAGATTGCCGGTCGAACCGACCGCGATACTCCAGCGGCCCAGGACACGGCGCACTTGCGCGGTTTTGAACAGGCTCGGATCGTAGGCCTGGGCATCCTCGGGTAACAGACCAGCCTCGGAAAGAATCCGTTCCGCCGTGGCCAACACCTCGTAGATACCGCCGCGGGCCTTGATCGAGCCGGAGATCGGCAGGGCGTCATCGCGTTTGAGCCAGAGCGGGTTCGCTAGGTCGAGGGCGCGTTGCAGGCGTGGCAGCGGCTGCAACGCAGAGTCGATGACCCCCTCCTGCACTTGCCCGTCAGGCCCGCGATGCCAGGGGCCGGCGAAGGTGCGGGCAAGGTAGGGCGCGAACCTGCGCAGCCGCGCATCGGCCGCGCGAATGTCCTCAAGGGTGATGTCGCACTCGGCGCTGGCTTGCCCACCGGCCCCGGTGCGGTTCGGGTTACGCCACAGGTGTGGTTCGCCGCGCAGAAACGCGCCGGGTAGCGTCTCGATGTCGCTCACGTCATCCTCCGGTTATTCGGGCTGGTGCGAGCGCGACACCCGCTCGGTCGCCACGCTGGGGTCGCCCATCGCCCAGCGCACCAGACTCGCAGCCGTGCGCCCGGCCGGAGCGCCGAGCAGAGCGTCGGCGCCGGGCAGGACCGGAAGGCCGAGTTCGCGGCGCGCCCACGGCGGCATGATCGACAGGGCACCCCCGACAAGCATGGCGTAACCGGGCAGGGAAGAGGGCGGCAGCGGTGGTTGCAGGAGCAGGAATCGGGCCGCTTCCCGGGCAGCCGGGGTGGAGTGCAGCTCGGGACGATAAGCCTCCAGGTCGCGTTGCAACTGCGCGTAGCTGCGCGGGGGGTCGATCACCCCCAGCAGCTCGGCCGAAACTGCAGCCTGGGCGACGTAGTCATCTCGGTCCTGCTCGCTGACGCGCCCGTGCGAACGCTCCCCGTAGGCCTCATAGGCGCTCAAGAAGCTCTCCGCTTCGGCGATGTGCACCCACCGCAGCAGGTGCGGGTCGCTAGCGCGGTAGGGGCGCCCGTCGTCGGCTTTGCCTCGGACCCGCTCATGGATGGAACGCACATGATCGATGGTCTCGGTGGCGTGCGAGATCGTGCCGAACGTCGTGGTGGCGATGTAGGTACTAGTCCGCTGCAACCGACCCCACGGGTCGCCTTTGTAACCGGAGTGTCCGGCCACCCCGGCCATCGCCAGCGGGTGCAGCGACTGCAGCAGCAACGCACGGATCCCACCGACGAACATGCTTGCATCGGCGTGCACCCGCCAGATGATGTCCTCGGGAGTGAACCAGCGGGGGCCCGGTGCGCCCCAGATCATCTCGGCGCGGGAATCAGCGTCATCACCAGCCACCCGCGAGCGGAGCGCGTGGGCGAGACGAGTGCGGGCTTCGGCGAGCAGGATATCCACAGTGCCAGTATGGGTGCGCTGGGTCAGCCGTGCCCGCCGAGCCGCATTCGGGCCGCCGACCTCAGGCGGCGGTGAGGATCACCTCTGAACCGCGGGGCCACGGCAACCAGCCCGTTGCGAGCAGGTGGGCGAGGGCCTCTTCGTTATCCGGTGCCACCACGCGCAGCCACGGGGTGTCGGCGGCCTCCAGGAGGGCGTCCACGAGGATCGCGAGAAGGTCGGCGCGGGCGGCCAGGGCTGCATCGGCCAGGGTGATCTCGGCGATGCGCAGCGTCCCCTCGCGCAGGGTCCCGGCGGCGTAACCGCACAGTTGCGACTCCAAAGACAACGTCACTACCAGAGCACCCTCATCGGCCAGGCAGGTTGACAGCCAGGGCGCCTCGTGCGATTCGCCGGTTGCCTGCGAGGAGGCGTCGCGAACCGCGGCGAGGTCCGGGGCTAGCGGTAGCGCACGCTGGCCGGCGTAGACGGTGATCCGCACGCCGGGGTGGGCGCAAGGGATGGGCTGGGACATGGGTGACCTCCCGGTCGATACGGGCAGGACGAGGCGAGCGCGCCCCGCCCTCCCTCGAGGCGGTGAACACGGGCAGACCGGCGGCGCCGGCCACTGGCAGGTCTTCGGACTCGTGGGCGGGCGTGGAGGACTCCACGGTTCCTACTGGCCGTCGCTTCCCAGGTGGTCGTTCCCAGTGCTCGATGACGGCGTTCGTTCCCACATACCGCTGCGGGGCAGTCCCGGATTCACACCGGGTTCCCTCTTGCGACTCCCGGGGCGAACCGGGAGAACCAGCAACTCCCACGCTAGCCCTTTGCGCCCGGCGACACATGCTCGGCATCTTCGGGCCCAGTTTTTTTCGTGCGTGAAGCGCGGACACCGTCAGGGCGAACGGGCTGGCCTACGGAGGCGGCCTCGATCAGCTCTGGCGCCAGGGGGGGAAGTGGCCCGTCCCCGGTCGGAGCGCGGGGAACAACGTCGCTGAGCTTGATCAGGACAACAGTGCTAAACCGGCCGCGAGGGCGAAGCCGAGAGCGGTGACCAAACCAGCCGATTCGCCGCCCTTCTCGCGTGCTTCCGGCACCAGGGAATCCACCAGCATGACCAGGAGCGCCCCGGCAGCGAAGCCGTTGACGGCGCCTTGCACGGATGTGCTGACGACATCGGCCAGGGCGTACCCGCCGATGGTG
Protein-coding regions in this window:
- a CDS encoding D-serine ammonia-lyase, with the translated sequence MSDIETLPGAFLRGEPHLWRNPNRTGAGGQASAECDITLEDIRAADARLRRFAPYLARTFAGPWHRGPDGQVQEGVIDSALQPLPRLQRALDLANPLWLKRDDALPISGSIKARGGIYEVLATAERILSEAGLLPEDAQAYDPSLFKTAQVRRVLGRWSIAVGSTGNLGLSIGTMARAMGFRAVVHMSADAREWKKRRLRSLGAQVLEYEGDYALAVQTGRERAQSDLQTHFVDDENSRDLFLGYAVAGLRLGAQLDAAGIGPDADHPLHVYLPCGVGGGPGGVIHGIRLALGERAEHVHCWYAEPTAACAMLLALATDRGARISVQDVGLDGRTVADGLAVGRASQLAWAATKRAVAGAYTVTDTALMELLALLNRTEGIAMEPSALAGLAGPGALVAAGIELPAGANHLAWGTGGSMVPPEEMAAYLAA
- a CDS encoding oxygenase MpaB family protein; this encodes MDILLAEARTRLAHALRSRVAGDDADSRAEMIWGAPGPRWFTPEDIIWRVHADASMFVGGIRALLLQSLHPLAMAGVAGHSGYKGDPWGRLQRTSTYIATTTFGTISHATETIDHVRSIHERVRGKADDGRPYRASDPHLLRWVHIAEAESFLSAYEAYGERSHGRVSEQDRDDYVAQAAVSAELLGVIDPPRSYAQLQRDLEAYRPELHSTPAAREAARFLLLQPPLPPSSLPGYAMLVGGALSIMPPWARRELGLPVLPGADALLGAPAGRTAASLVRWAMGDPSVATERVSRSHQPE